ACTTCACCCAGCGCGTGGTGAGCCAGATGTACTTTCCCGGCGACCCGCTGCTGGCCCATGACCCCATCTATCAGGGCATCCCGGACGAGAAGGGCCGCGCCCGCCTGATCAGCGCCTTCGACCTGACCCTCACGCAGCCGGGCTGGGCGCTGGGCTACCGTTTCGACATCGTGCTGGGCGGCAGCGCCGCGACTCCCTTCGAGGACCCCGACCATGACGACTGAGCGGCCAGCGCTGACGCCCGAGACCTCCAACATTCCCGAGGGCGCCTTCGGCCCGTCGCCCAGCCAGACCGTGGGGCCGTACTTCCACCAGGGCCTGATCCACGGCTTCCAGGGCCACCACAGTGCGGCGGGGCACGTCACCGTGGACCCTGTCAGCGCCGAGGCCGGCACTGTCCCGGGCGAGCGCATCCGCGTGACCGGCCAGGTGTTCGACGGTGACGGCGTGGCGATTCCCGACGCCATGCTCGAGGTGTGGCATGCCGACGCGGCCGGGCGCTACGTCCAGCAGCCAGGCGCGGCGTTCACGGGTTTCGCGCGCACGCACACCCGCACGCCGGACGCCCGGTACGAGGTGCAGACCATCAAGCCCGGCGCCGCGCCCGGCGAGGCTCCCAGACTGTGGCTGTGGGTGGGCATGCGCGGCCTCCTGACGCACCTGTATACCGCCGTGTATTTCAGCGACGAGGACAACAGCACCGACCCGCTGCTGGCCACGGTGCCCGAAGCGCGCCGCTCGACCCTGATTGCCCGGCGCCAGGACCGGCCCGGCGGCGCCACGTACGTCTTCGACCTCCGCATGCAGGGCGAGGGCGAGACGGTGTTCTTCACGCCATGAAGGGGCACCCATGCCGCTGACCCCGATGGACTCCGAACTCTTCGGCGCCATGTTTGCCCACCCGGAGGTGGCGGCCCTCTACACCGACCACGCCCACCTGCACAGGCTGCTGGAGGTGGAGGTGGCCCTGGCCCGCGCGCAGGCGCGGCTGGGCGTGATCCCCCAGGCTTCCGCTGAGGCGATCAGCGCCCTGGTCAGCGACTTCGAGCCGGACATGGCGCGGCTGAGCGCCGGGCTTCTCCAGGATGGTGTCCCCATCCCTGCGCTGCTCGCTCAGCTCCGGCCCGCCCTGCCGCCGGCGGCGCGCGAGCACCTGCACTACGGGGCGACCAGCCAGGACATCGTGGACACTGCCTTCGTGCTCGGCGCGCGCCGGGC
The genomic region above belongs to Deinococcus metalli and contains:
- the pcaG gene encoding protocatechuate 3,4-dioxygenase subunit alpha; translated protein: MTTERPALTPETSNIPEGAFGPSPSQTVGPYFHQGLIHGFQGHHSAAGHVTVDPVSAEAGTVPGERIRVTGQVFDGDGVAIPDAMLEVWHADAAGRYVQQPGAAFTGFARTHTRTPDARYEVQTIKPGAAPGEAPRLWLWVGMRGLLTHLYTAVYFSDEDNSTDPLLATVPEARRSTLIARRQDRPGGATYVFDLRMQGEGETVFFTP